A window of the Desulforapulum autotrophicum HRM2 genome harbors these coding sequences:
- a CDS encoding MBOAT family O-acyltransferase gives MLFNSLSFALFFLLVTGFHFTLPHRFQWILMLAASYYFYMCWSVGYILLILTSTLITWYCALQIARIPTTVNPTSGNGPPDKETSQNRSSDKKKVFLIISLIANLGALFFFKYYNFFTTSLFEVSARFNLFQGHDAPLLHLMMPVGISFYTFQIVSYTIDVSKGKIPAEKHLGIFALYVAFWPRLVAGPIERAGRLIPQFRKGQSFDYTKATDGLRLVLWGMIKKVVIADQLAIYVNQVFDHCGEYSGAPLIIASIFFTIQIYCDFSGYSDMAIGTAKVMGYELTENFRHPYFAASLREFWQRWHISLSTWFRDYLYIPMGGNRVKRWRFHYNLFITFLVSGLWHGASWNFVIWGGLHGIYLIVENILEGFFSKFSNKKTISSPDRMMSTIRPSDTTVSEKSMIEIFIYKGFRIASTLFLVNYAWIFFRANTLSDAFSITGKMFLAGGENPVAPVVEPSALILNIVLVLFLFFVEIGEQMVRIEQFWKLLPLAGRWSVYILGFWAIAISTVFGVKQNFIYFQF, from the coding sequence ATGCTGTTTAATTCATTATCATTTGCCCTGTTCTTTCTGCTGGTGACAGGCTTCCACTTTACGCTGCCGCACCGTTTCCAGTGGATACTTATGCTGGCCGCAAGTTATTATTTCTACATGTGCTGGAGCGTGGGGTATATTCTGCTTATCCTCACATCCACCCTGATCACATGGTACTGCGCCTTGCAGATAGCAAGGATACCCACCACGGTTAACCCTACATCAGGCAATGGGCCACCGGACAAAGAAACATCACAAAACAGGTCATCGGACAAGAAAAAAGTCTTTTTGATCATCAGCCTCATTGCCAATCTTGGTGCACTCTTTTTCTTTAAATATTACAACTTTTTTACCACATCTCTTTTTGAAGTTTCAGCCCGTTTTAATCTGTTTCAGGGCCATGATGCACCGCTGCTACACCTGATGATGCCGGTGGGGATATCTTTCTATACCTTCCAGATAGTCAGCTACACAATTGATGTATCTAAGGGGAAAATACCTGCCGAAAAACATCTCGGCATATTTGCCCTTTATGTGGCCTTCTGGCCAAGGCTGGTGGCAGGACCCATTGAGAGGGCAGGCAGACTGATACCCCAGTTCAGGAAGGGACAGTCCTTTGATTACACAAAAGCAACTGACGGTCTTCGCCTGGTACTGTGGGGAATGATCAAAAAGGTTGTAATTGCTGACCAGCTTGCCATCTATGTCAATCAGGTCTTTGACCATTGCGGGGAGTATTCGGGGGCCCCGCTGATTATTGCATCCATCTTCTTTACCATCCAGATTTACTGTGATTTTTCAGGATACTCTGATATGGCCATCGGCACGGCAAAAGTTATGGGATATGAATTGACCGAAAATTTCAGACATCCATATTTTGCAGCCTCTTTACGCGAATTCTGGCAAAGATGGCACATATCCCTTTCCACCTGGTTTCGAGATTATCTATATATTCCCATGGGCGGGAATCGCGTGAAGAGGTGGCGGTTTCATTACAATTTGTTTATTACCTTTCTGGTGAGCGGCCTGTGGCATGGCGCCAGTTGGAACTTTGTAATATGGGGAGGACTGCATGGTATATATCTGATTGTTGAAAACATACTCGAAGGCTTTTTCAGTAAATTTTCCAACAAAAAAACTATTTCATCTCCAGACCGGATGATGTCAACCATCAGACCCTCTGACACCACTGTGTCTGAAAAATCCATGATAGAGATTTTCATTTATAAGGGATTTCGTATTGCCAGCACCTTGTTTTTAGTCAATTATGCATGGATTTTCTTCAGGGCCAACACATTATCCGATGCTTTTTCCATCACAGGAAAAATGTTTCTGGCAGGGGGGGAAAATCCTGTAGCCCCGGTTGTAGAACCATCAGCATTGATACTCAATATTGTTCTGGTACTGTTTCTTTTTTTTGTGGAAATCGGGGAACAGATGGTACGTATTGAGCAGTTCTGGAAGTTGCTTCCATTGGCTGGGAGATGGTCCGTTTATATTCTGGGATTCTGGGCAATTGCGATTTCAACTGTTTTTGGCGTAAAGCAGAATTTCATATATTTTCAATTTTAA
- a CDS encoding Lcl C-terminal domain-containing protein, with protein MKQKLNHLLIIMIVCMAMMFVSACNDSSSDDGSSSTSTTTSDATTDTDDTITVSDSISLSHVPFIDTDYFDFAYGDTQAGERLIDSQYLADAYYNMDETGTDPGNSFGVNFADGRIKGYDLGLAGRDKTFLVIYVRDTTSQSYGVNNFRDNRDGTVTDLATGLMWMKDDSGYGMEWQDALNYCEDLTHAGYSDWRLPNAKELQSIVDYTRMPDATDATTPFTPDPAIDTDFFNITSFTNYNGDEDWGFFWSSTTHKASDGNGAWGAYVAFGRALGNMGGTTWTDVHGAGCQRSDPKFDDGTDYSNGHGPQGDAVYVYNYVRPVRYDTTVTNPTYVIVDTNQTTFWDNFSEINAPAEGEEFFGQDANYQGVKASYTDNGDGTVTDNNTGLMWQKTPDTNGDGSISSDDKYTFDQAVANAGNCTTGGYTDWRLPSLKELYSLMQFSGEDVCMESDAMEMSMNFGTGTSDVMGMVTGGQPVLDFDAGVDYLSSLGIFITATDLEFILGNPPPSPEVLASDLSIQTDEAMILMSIFLGVQEMASPMS; from the coding sequence ATGAAACAAAAGTTAAACCATTTATTAATCATAATGATAGTCTGTATGGCAATGATGTTCGTTTCCGCGTGCAATGATTCATCCAGCGATGACGGCTCGTCGTCTACCTCTACGACAACTTCAGATGCCACAACTGACACCGATGATACCATAACTGTTTCAGACAGCATCAGCCTGTCCCATGTGCCGTTTATTGATACTGATTATTTTGATTTTGCCTATGGAGATACACAAGCCGGTGAAAGACTCATTGATTCCCAGTATCTTGCGGATGCCTATTATAATATGGACGAGACCGGCACAGACCCGGGCAATTCTTTTGGGGTCAACTTTGCCGATGGCAGAATCAAGGGGTATGACCTTGGGCTTGCCGGTCGTGACAAAACGTTTCTGGTGATCTATGTCCGGGATACCACATCCCAATCCTATGGTGTGAATAATTTCAGAGACAATCGCGACGGCACGGTCACAGATCTTGCCACCGGCCTCATGTGGATGAAGGATGACAGCGGCTATGGCATGGAATGGCAGGATGCCCTGAACTATTGTGAAGATTTAACCCATGCAGGCTACTCTGACTGGCGCCTGCCCAATGCCAAAGAACTCCAGAGCATTGTGGATTATACCCGAATGCCGGATGCAACCGATGCAACCACGCCTTTTACACCAGACCCTGCCATTGACACCGATTTTTTTAACATCACCTCTTTTACCAATTATAACGGCGATGAAGACTGGGGCTTTTTCTGGTCATCAACCACCCATAAAGCCTCTGATGGTAATGGGGCCTGGGGCGCTTATGTGGCGTTTGGGCGCGCCCTTGGCAATATGGGTGGCACTACCTGGACAGATGTTCACGGGGCAGGTTGCCAGCGAAGCGATCCCAAATTTGATGATGGCACAGATTATTCCAACGGCCATGGTCCCCAGGGGGATGCCGTTTATGTTTACAATTATGTTCGTCCGGTTCGCTATGACACCACTGTAACCAATCCCACCTATGTTATTGTGGATACCAATCAGACCACTTTCTGGGATAATTTTTCTGAAATCAATGCACCTGCTGAAGGTGAAGAGTTTTTTGGACAGGATGCCAATTACCAAGGTGTTAAGGCCAGTTATACCGATAATGGCGATGGTACAGTGACAGACAACAATACGGGTCTCATGTGGCAGAAAACACCGGACACAAACGGAGATGGTTCTATTTCCTCGGATGACAAATACACCTTTGATCAAGCCGTTGCAAATGCCGGCAACTGCACCACCGGTGGATATACCGACTGGCGACTGCCCTCCCTTAAAGAGCTTTATTCTCTGATGCAGTTCAGCGGTGAAGATGTGTGCATGGAATCCGATGCCATGGAGATGAGTATGAATTTCGGAACAGGCACATCAGATGTTATGGGAATGGTCACTGGTGGTCAGCCAGTACTGGATTTTGATGCAGGTGTCGATTATTTGTCCAGTCTGGGGATTTTCATCACCGCAACGGATCTGGAATTTATTTTGGGAAACCCGCCACCATCACCTGAGGTCCTGGCAAGTGATTTGAGCATTCAAACGGACGAGGCCATGATTCTTATGAGCATTTTTCTGGGCGTGCAGGAAATGGCATCGCCGATGTCTTGA
- a CDS encoding class I SAM-dependent methyltransferase, with protein sequence MVSLRVRYQTIDFGDVDIHVRTLRDNLQYLDIDGVAEKLGISSAAWPIFGVIWASSEVLAHHMLNYNITGKRILEVGCGIALTSLLLNHRLADITATDYHPEVESFLLKNTLLNHGNAIPFVRTGWGDKDSGLGKFDLVIGSDLLYERAHTSLLSHFIEQHAKPTCDVILVDPGRGHHANFSKKMVALGYSHTQCKPASSTYLDHPFKGQILSYHR encoded by the coding sequence ATGGTTTCATTACGTGTCCGCTACCAGACGATTGACTTTGGTGATGTGGATATCCATGTAAGGACATTACGAGATAATCTTCAATACCTTGACATCGACGGTGTCGCTGAAAAATTAGGAATTTCATCGGCCGCATGGCCGATTTTCGGTGTAATATGGGCCTCCAGCGAGGTCCTGGCCCACCACATGCTCAATTATAATATTACCGGTAAACGGATACTGGAAGTGGGGTGCGGCATCGCATTGACCAGTCTGTTGCTCAACCATCGTTTGGCAGATATTACCGCCACGGACTATCATCCGGAAGTTGAATCCTTTCTTTTAAAAAATACGCTGTTGAATCATGGCAATGCAATCCCCTTTGTTCGCACGGGATGGGGCGACAAAGACAGCGGTTTGGGAAAGTTTGACCTGGTGATCGGCAGTGACCTTTTATACGAAAGAGCTCATACCAGCCTGCTGTCTCATTTCATAGAGCAGCATGCAAAACCAACATGTGATGTGATCCTGGTTGACCCTGGACGCGGTCATCATGCCAACTTCAGTAAAAAAATGGTGGCGTTGGGCTATTCACACACCCAGTGTAAACCCGCCAGTTCAACCTATCTGGACCACCCTTTTAAGGGGCAGATTCTAAGTTATCATCGATAA
- a CDS encoding oxidoreductase → MYNHLFSEMTIKGLTLKNRLTMAPLYLGYAGEGGTVSDMLLEHYRLMATSGVAMVVVENATVDHPRGSGSNRTLRADTDDNLDGLKRLATAIKDEGALACLQINHAGRFAHATQNPVAPSAVKTFERMPMALNSDEIASIIIKYADAGARAKAAGFDMIELHGGTGYLLAQFLSPRTNHRSDEYGGSLENRGRFALEVLAQVKKSVEEMPVGYRFLADEWMPDGLKPRESRHFAVNLATAGIDYISVMGGTYESFLLPDILEKSRHEGYMLDLAAEIRAAVDVPVIAAGRFATGAFADQAIRDGKTDLIGLARVLWADPQWPQKVQHGREADIVHCDPDCLNGGACMQMVMKGRPAFCVEWPAEKMKAWKAKFV, encoded by the coding sequence ATGTATAATCACCTGTTTTCTGAAATGACCATAAAGGGCCTGACCTTGAAAAATCGTCTGACCATGGCGCCACTTTATCTGGGCTACGCGGGTGAGGGTGGCACGGTCAGTGACATGCTGCTTGAACATTACCGACTCATGGCCACAAGTGGTGTGGCCATGGTGGTGGTTGAAAATGCCACAGTTGATCATCCCCGGGGCAGTGGTTCCAACCGTACCCTGCGGGCAGACACCGATGACAACCTGGACGGATTGAAACGCCTGGCTACAGCGATTAAAGACGAGGGAGCCCTGGCCTGTCTGCAGATTAATCATGCCGGACGATTTGCCCATGCAACGCAAAATCCGGTAGCACCTTCTGCAGTCAAGACTTTCGAACGGATGCCCATGGCTCTGAACAGTGACGAGATTGCATCAATCATCATCAAATATGCCGACGCTGGGGCCAGGGCAAAAGCTGCTGGATTTGACATGATCGAACTGCATGGGGGAACCGGTTACCTGCTGGCTCAATTTCTCTCCCCCAGGACCAACCATCGCAGTGATGAATATGGGGGGAGTCTGGAAAATCGCGGACGTTTTGCCCTGGAGGTGCTGGCCCAGGTCAAAAAATCGGTGGAAGAAATGCCTGTGGGGTATCGTTTTTTAGCGGACGAATGGATGCCCGATGGCTTGAAACCCAGAGAATCACGACATTTTGCTGTAAACTTGGCCACGGCGGGCATTGATTATATTTCAGTCATGGGCGGCACCTATGAATCCTTTCTCCTGCCCGACATTCTGGAAAAATCCAGACACGAGGGATATATGCTGGACCTGGCTGCTGAAATCCGGGCAGCCGTTGATGTGCCGGTAATTGCTGCCGGCCGTTTTGCCACCGGTGCTTTTGCCGACCAGGCCATCCGCGACGGAAAAACAGACCTGATCGGTCTGGCGCGTGTACTATGGGCGGATCCGCAATGGCCCCAGAAAGTTCAACATGGCCGGGAGGCAGATATCGTTCATTGTGATCCGGATTGTTTAAACGGTGGTGCCTGCATGCAGATGGTCATGAAAGGCCGGCCTGCATTCTGTGTGGAGTGGCCTGCTGAGAAAATGAAAGCCTGGAAGGCAAAATTTGTTTGA
- a CDS encoding hybrid sensor histidine kinase/response regulator, which translates to MADKPTSKELELKIKRLEKRIIALEKSEASLKENSSKFRRLYENFPLPSQSLNANGYFIEVNPAWLNLLGYSLEEVIGKPFSDFLHPDWKKHFKEHFPILKRIGEVLGVEFEMVKKDGSLILVSLNGNISKDEYGKVQQTHCVFQDITEQKQNEDKIKKITAQLQQSHKMEAIGILAGGIAHDFNNILFPIFGYTQMLIDDIPEDSPFRSSLDEILAAGMRARDLVKQILTFSRQGSGDLQPVQMQLIVIEALKLIRSSIPKSIEIKQNIQSDCGLIKADPTQIHQIIMNLATNAYHAMEETGGKIDIKLQEVTLGEDAWTNENLQPGKYVLLTITDNGCGIPQSQLDKIFEPYFTTKNKDKGTGLGLSIVYGIVKKYKGNIKVYSEVGKGTAVHIYLPLIEKISSQESTNMISEIAPTGMERILLVDDEIPILSLQKKLLERLGYKVTERSSSMEALRVFAANPGGFDLVVTDMTMPDMTGDNLAKKLTSMRPDIPIIICTGFSERMNKDLARKIGVKGFLMKPVIKSVMAKEVRRVLDEIDTTKKPS; encoded by the coding sequence ATGGCTGACAAACCGACATCCAAAGAATTAGAGTTAAAAATAAAACGGTTAGAGAAAAGAATAATTGCTCTTGAGAAATCCGAAGCATCATTAAAGGAAAACAGTTCCAAATTTCGGCGACTCTACGAGAACTTTCCTCTTCCATCTCAATCTTTAAATGCAAATGGATATTTTATTGAGGTAAATCCTGCTTGGCTTAATCTTCTTGGATATTCCCTTGAAGAAGTTATCGGAAAACCATTTAGCGATTTTTTACACCCAGACTGGAAGAAGCATTTTAAAGAACATTTTCCTATCCTAAAAAGGATCGGAGAAGTATTAGGCGTTGAGTTCGAAATGGTCAAAAAAGATGGTTCGTTAATACTTGTTTCATTGAACGGAAATATCAGCAAAGATGAATACGGAAAAGTGCAACAAACGCATTGTGTCTTTCAGGACATCACCGAACAGAAACAAAACGAAGACAAAATAAAAAAAATCACGGCTCAACTCCAGCAGTCACATAAGATGGAAGCCATTGGAATCCTTGCCGGCGGTATAGCCCATGATTTTAACAATATTCTTTTCCCCATTTTCGGTTACACTCAAATGTTAATAGACGACATCCCTGAAGACAGTCCATTTCGAAGTAGTCTTGATGAAATTCTTGCAGCAGGTATGAGGGCCAGGGATCTGGTGAAACAGATCCTGACATTTTCCCGCCAGGGAAGTGGTGATTTACAACCGGTACAGATGCAACTTATTGTCATTGAGGCGTTGAAACTGATCCGGTCTTCAATTCCAAAATCAATTGAGATCAAACAAAACATCCAATCGGACTGTGGACTAATAAAAGCAGACCCGACTCAAATCCATCAAATAATAATGAACCTTGCAACCAATGCTTATCACGCCATGGAAGAAACAGGCGGAAAAATAGACATTAAACTTCAAGAGGTGACTCTGGGGGAGGATGCGTGGACAAACGAAAATCTTCAACCAGGGAAATATGTCCTGCTCACCATCACCGATAACGGTTGTGGAATTCCACAGTCACAATTGGATAAAATCTTTGAACCTTACTTCACGACCAAGAATAAGGACAAAGGAACGGGACTCGGACTATCCATAGTATATGGCATTGTCAAGAAGTACAAAGGAAATATTAAGGTTTACAGTGAGGTTGGTAAGGGAACAGCCGTCCATATTTATCTGCCTCTAATAGAAAAAATATCGTCACAAGAATCTACCAATATGATATCGGAAATAGCCCCAACTGGCATGGAAAGGATATTACTGGTTGACGATGAAATTCCTATCTTGAGCCTTCAAAAAAAATTGCTTGAGCGCCTTGGGTATAAAGTAACAGAAAGAAGCAGCAGCATGGAGGCCCTGAGGGTATTTGCGGCAAATCCAGGTGGTTTTGATCTGGTCGTTACAGATATGACCATGCCTGACATGACCGGCGACAACCTTGCTAAAAAATTGACATCCATGAGACCAGATATTCCAATCATCATCTGTACGGGCTTCAGCGAAAGGATGAATAAAGACCTTGCCCGAAAAATTGGTGTCAAGGGCTTTTTGATGAAACCGGTTATTAAATCGGTTATGGCAAAGGAAGTGAGAAGGGTTCTGGATGAAATAGATACCACCAAAAAACCATCTTAG
- a CDS encoding ethanolamine ammonia-lyase subunit EutB produces MNHTIHDRYRFTIGHQSYGFSDLKALMANASQLKSGDGLAGCAADSEEQRIAAKFALADLPLGVFLNETLIPYETDEITRLILDTHDAEAFSPVSSLTVGEFRNWLLSYETQADQMKAVAPGITPEMAAAVSKIMRNQDLILVAGKIETVTRFRTTIGLKGHLSTRLQPNHPTDDAKGVLASILDGLLNGIGDAVIGINPASDNIQTATTLLQLLDDLRQRYAIPVQSCILTHITNAMEMMAHNSPVDIVFQSIAGTQGANDSFGITLGLLKEARDAALSLKRGSIGNNVMYFETGQGSALSANANHGVDQQTLEARAYAVARQYDPLLVNTVVGFIGPEYLYDGKQIIRAGLEDHFCGKLLGLPMGCDICYTNHAEADQNDMDNLLTLLGVAGVNFIMGVPGGDDVMLNYQSTSFHDANYLRQVLGVRCAPEFETWLQKMGLQDEQHRLSQDHRPPPLLDCLKELKE; encoded by the coding sequence ATGAATCACACCATTCATGACAGATACCGATTTACCATCGGTCATCAAAGCTATGGCTTTTCTGATCTCAAGGCGCTTATGGCCAATGCAAGCCAGCTAAAATCAGGGGATGGCCTGGCAGGCTGTGCTGCCGATTCAGAAGAACAACGCATTGCTGCAAAATTTGCATTGGCAGACCTGCCGCTGGGTGTCTTTTTAAATGAAACCCTCATCCCCTATGAGACTGATGAGATCACCCGCCTGATTCTGGACACCCATGACGCTGAAGCGTTTTCCCCTGTCAGCAGCCTAACGGTCGGTGAATTTCGCAACTGGCTGCTCTCCTACGAGACCCAGGCAGACCAGATGAAAGCTGTTGCTCCTGGAATTACACCGGAAATGGCAGCTGCGGTTTCTAAAATCATGCGCAACCAGGATTTAATCCTGGTTGCTGGAAAGATTGAAACCGTCACCCGGTTCAGGACAACCATCGGTTTAAAAGGACATCTTTCAACCCGGCTCCAACCCAACCATCCCACGGACGATGCCAAAGGGGTGCTCGCGTCCATACTCGACGGTCTGCTCAACGGCATCGGCGATGCCGTCATAGGCATTAACCCGGCCTCTGATAACATTCAGACGGCAACCACCCTTTTACAATTGCTGGATGATCTGCGTCAACGCTATGCCATTCCGGTCCAATCCTGTATCCTCACCCACATCACCAATGCCATGGAGATGATGGCCCACAACAGCCCTGTGGATATCGTATTTCAATCCATTGCCGGCACCCAGGGCGCCAACGACAGCTTCGGCATTACCCTGGGTCTGCTCAAAGAGGCCAGGGATGCCGCCCTTTCCCTGAAAAGGGGCAGCATCGGCAACAATGTCATGTATTTTGAAACCGGACAGGGAAGTGCTCTTTCGGCCAATGCAAACCATGGCGTGGACCAGCAGACCCTTGAAGCCCGGGCCTATGCCGTTGCCAGACAGTATGACCCCCTGCTGGTAAACACCGTGGTCGGATTTATCGGTCCTGAGTATCTCTACGACGGCAAACAGATCATCCGGGCCGGTCTTGAGGATCATTTCTGTGGAAAGCTCCTCGGCCTGCCCATGGGGTGTGATATCTGCTACACCAATCACGCAGAGGCAGATCAAAATGACATGGACAACCTGCTGACACTCCTCGGCGTGGCAGGGGTAAATTTCATTATGGGTGTTCCCGGTGGAGACGATGTCATGCTCAACTATCAGAGCACCTCCTTCCACGATGCCAATTATCTGCGTCAGGTTCTGGGAGTGCGTTGTGCCCCTGAATTTGAGACCTGGTTACAGAAAATGGGGCTCCAGGATGAACAACACAGGCTTTCCCAGGACCACCGGCCCCCCCCCCTTCTGGATTGCCTCAAGGAATTGAAAGAATGA
- the eutC gene encoding ethanolamine ammonia-lyase subunit EutC has product MNKSLETLKKLNRFQELTPARIGLERAGSSIATQQILNFDLDHARARDAVHLPFDEQEIEAQLKARKTPSIKVKSAAPNRTVYLQQPDLGRKLDDASRLALKEIPHPAPPGFDLGIVIADGLSTRAIHSNAIAFLDQFLSQSFIRDLRCAPVVIASQARVALADEIGECLNVRLSIILIGERPGLSASDSMGIYLTYHPKKGRTDAQRNCISNIRQGGLDYKQAARQLKNLVSGAFKLGLSGVHLKQTSQLK; this is encoded by the coding sequence ATGAACAAATCATTAGAAACGTTAAAGAAATTAAACCGGTTCCAGGAACTCACCCCCGCCCGCATTGGATTGGAACGCGCCGGGTCGAGCATTGCAACCCAACAGATCCTCAACTTTGATCTGGACCACGCCCGGGCCCGGGATGCCGTGCATCTGCCCTTTGATGAACAGGAAATTGAAGCCCAGCTTAAAGCCCGGAAAACACCGTCTATAAAGGTTAAAAGCGCTGCCCCGAACCGAACCGTGTACCTGCAGCAACCGGATCTTGGACGTAAGCTGGATGATGCCTCAAGGCTGGCGTTAAAAGAGATACCCCACCCTGCCCCCCCGGGCTTTGATCTTGGCATTGTGATTGCGGACGGCCTGTCCACCCGTGCCATTCACAGCAACGCCATTGCCTTTCTGGACCAGTTCCTGTCCCAGTCATTCATCCGCGACCTGAGATGCGCGCCCGTGGTCATCGCCTCCCAGGCCCGCGTGGCCCTGGCAGATGAAATCGGAGAATGTCTCAATGTCCGGTTGAGCATCATACTCATCGGAGAACGCCCGGGCCTGAGTGCGTCCGACAGCATGGGCATATATCTTACCTACCACCCGAAAAAAGGACGGACCGATGCACAAAGAAACTGTATTTCCAATATCCGACAGGGCGGTTTAGATTATAAACAAGCAGCCAGGCAACTGAAGAATCTGGTA
- a CDS encoding glycosyl hydrolase family 28-related protein, translated as MGNEPVPDIQATVIEGHLFDVTASLFGAVPDDGNDDTAAIQSAIDAAGFAGGGVVFLPKGRYEVHQKPENGFLQISHDNIILRGEGHQPSTKVGVSELAAPSETILHFGSPGFVGRIRRLGTVPAEQEGRHWTCVAVIGSEHSRELTRYTQTVLRGQKTVEVLDSSSLTPGQTVVVEFTDPLIDPENPLPDKADIPLQLTHPLKLVKEQTDTFGKYSKKITWITKIDKVIDKKTIVFSEPARFNQFLRYSPRILSFDGVEGVGIENLTIESSWPGGYRHHKPNIGEDGKIVRTAMEQDYLWGGIWSSFASDGWIRNVTFKNLTQGIIFSKCASITARDLSFEGFDGHAGVTIAQSHGILVERADFFARLVHPVSLKNFASGNVITDCETHYDGRDANNSTDAVIDFHGLFPYENLFDNMCGFYVCPGGDTSVMPHAGVRNVFWNIEAPKNMSCYSCERKDEFMRTYDYVNTSSGTPATMYEYQPQGFFIGLTRRGDQKVTMGGLSSDQHNKWMVVEGMNIRNLGIPSLYKAQYHWRFKKK; from the coding sequence ATGGGCAATGAACCGGTTCCAGACATTCAGGCGACGGTTATTGAGGGGCATCTGTTTGATGTTACAGCTTCTTTATTCGGGGCTGTTCCAGATGATGGGAATGATGACACGGCTGCGATTCAGTCGGCAATTGATGCAGCTGGTTTTGCCGGAGGCGGGGTGGTCTTTCTGCCCAAGGGGCGTTATGAGGTTCACCAGAAACCGGAAAATGGATTTCTTCAGATTTCCCATGACAATATAATCCTCAGGGGGGAGGGACATCAGCCATCCACAAAGGTGGGCGTTTCCGAACTAGCAGCGCCATCAGAAACGATCCTTCATTTCGGCTCCCCGGGATTTGTCGGCCGCATTCGTAGACTTGGAACGGTACCTGCAGAACAGGAGGGGCGCCACTGGACCTGTGTGGCTGTCATAGGGTCAGAACATAGCCGTGAACTTACCCGTTATACACAAACGGTGCTGCGGGGGCAAAAGACGGTTGAAGTGTTGGACAGTTCATCCCTCACCCCTGGCCAGACAGTGGTCGTTGAATTTACTGATCCACTCATTGACCCTGAAAATCCGCTTCCGGATAAAGCAGATATTCCATTGCAATTGACCCACCCCCTGAAGTTAGTCAAAGAGCAGACCGACACATTTGGAAAATATTCTAAAAAAATCACCTGGATTACCAAGATTGACAAGGTTATTGATAAAAAGACAATCGTCTTTTCAGAGCCTGCAAGGTTTAATCAGTTCCTGCGATACTCACCACGCATCCTCTCGTTTGACGGGGTTGAAGGGGTGGGAATTGAAAATCTGACAATTGAGAGCAGTTGGCCCGGTGGTTACCGTCACCATAAACCCAATATCGGAGAAGATGGCAAGATCGTCAGAACAGCCATGGAGCAGGACTATCTCTGGGGTGGTATCTGGTCCAGTTTTGCAAGTGATGGATGGATACGCAATGTAACCTTTAAAAATTTAACCCAGGGGATCATTTTCAGCAAGTGCGCCTCCATTACAGCCAGAGATCTTTCATTTGAAGGGTTTGACGGTCATGCCGGAGTAACCATTGCCCAAAGCCATGGCATTCTTGTGGAGCGTGCTGACTTTTTTGCAAGGCTGGTTCATCCTGTCTCATTGAAAAATTTTGCATCGGGTAATGTCATAACAGATTGTGAGACCCACTATGATGGAAGGGATGCCAATAACAGCACGGATGCGGTTATTGATTTTCATGGCCTCTTTCCATACGAAAACCTGTTTGATAACATGTGCGGTTTCTATGTCTGTCCGGGTGGAGATACAAGCGTCATGCCCCATGCCGGTGTTCGCAATGTCTTCTGGAACATTGAGGCTCCAAAGAATATGAGTTGTTACAGTTGTGAACGTAAAGATGAATTCATGCGAACCTATGATTATGTCAACACATCCTCTGGCACTCCTGCCACCATGTATGAATATCAGCCCCAGGGTTTCTTCATTGGGCTTACCCGCAGGGGAGATCAGAAGGTGACAATGGGGGGGCTATCTTCGGATCAACACAATAAATGGATGGTTGTTGAGGGGATGAACATCAGGAACCTTGGGATTCCCTCTCTTTATAAAGCGCAGTACCATTGGCGTTTTAAAAAAAAATAG